A section of the Triticum dicoccoides isolate Atlit2015 ecotype Zavitan chromosome 7A, WEW_v2.0, whole genome shotgun sequence genome encodes:
- the LOC119330214 gene encoding F-box protein At5g07610-like isoform X2 yields MSMVADRPRPREEGRASTSARSCSDFPSRTPAERLTDDLLVEILSRVPAKSLCRCKCVSKHWLGLIQHPDHRKRLPQTLAGFFYGSSTTGQRLLESPFYFTSLSVSGDPRPPFDTSLTFLPIDLLDSCNGLLLCRCHDVSDGVGAFHYVVCNPATEKWVILPKSGKANTEVAATCLGFDPALSSHFHVFEFIEENTELSGVAVYSSETEEWVYKEKRWNSDTWLASGHSSATDFLNGLLFFLAFDLDLHDCVAAVDTKGETWMKFSNPGGQFDDFGVVEGFIQRSQGRLHYASFQRDKDGVVIRLIVYVLENYQDEQWILKHSIETSSVFGWTDLCLDGDLDFVAIHLECNLVFFIAGGITLICYNMDNRQVKVISHLAGGKPLFLPYVPLYTESQSLHI; encoded by the coding sequence ATCTTGCTCCGATTTCCCCAGCCGGACGCCGGCCGAGAGGCTGACCGACGACCTCCTCGTGGAGATCCTCTCGCGCGTCCCCGCCAAGTCGCTCTGCCGCTGCAAGTGCGTCTCGAAGCACTGGCTCGGGCTCATCCAGCACCCCGACCACCGCAAAAGGCTCCCCCAAACCCTGGCCGGCTTCTTCTACGGCAGCAGCACCACCGGGCAGCGGCTTCTGGAGTCGCCCTTCTACTTTACCAGCCTCTCGGTCTCGGGGGACCCCCGCCCTCCGTTTGATACCTCCCTCACCTTCCTGCCCATCGATCTACTTGACTCCTGCAACGGCCTCCTCCTCTGCCGATGCCACGACGTTTCCGATGGGGTTGGCGCATTCCATTATGTCGTGTGCAATCCGGCCACGGAGAAGTGGGTCATATTGCCCAAGTCCGGCAAGGCCAATACCGAGGTGGCCGCCACATGTTTGGGCTTTGACCCGGCACTGTCGTCGCATTTCCATGTGTTTGAGTTTATAGAGGAGAACACCGAACTTTCCGGAGTGGCAGTGTATTCGTCTGAAACCGAAGAGTGGGTTTATAAGGAGAAGAGATGGAACAGTGATACCTGGCTTGCTAGCGGGCACTCCTCCGCAACTGACTTTCTAAATGGCCTTCTGTTTTTTCTTGCCTTTGACCTCGACTTACACGATTGTGTAGCTGCGGTGGACACCAAGGGAGAAACATGGATGAAATTCAGTAACCCTGGTGGTCAGTTCGATGATTTTGGTGTGGTTGAAGGTTTTATTCAGCGGTCGCAGGGCCGCTTACATTATGCCAGTTTTCAGAGGGATAAAGATGGTGTTGTCATTCGACTAATAGTTTATGTTTTGGAGAACTATCAAGACGAACAATGGATACTGAAGCATAGCATTGAAACTTCGAGCGTATTTGGATGGACAGATTTATGCCTTGATGGGGATCTTGATTTTGTTGCAATTCACCTGGAATGCAACTTGGTGTTCTTCATTGCGGGGGGTATCACATTAATATGCTATAATATGGATAATCGGCAAGTCAAAGTGATCTCCCATCTTGCAGGTGGCAAGCCGTTATTTCTACCCTATGTGCCGTTGTACACAGAGTCACAATCATTGCACATTTGA